Proteins co-encoded in one Etheostoma spectabile isolate EspeVRDwgs_2016 unplaced genomic scaffold, UIUC_Espe_1.0 scaffold379, whole genome shotgun sequence genomic window:
- the LOC116686475 gene encoding calcium homeostasis modulator protein 2, whose amino-acid sequence MTAYHCYCFKSLKKSGGIFFFNINPDSAKTKLPALEAPHPNMAALITENFKFVSLFFKSKDVMMFNGLIALGTVASQTAYNIFAFECPCSSGRNYRYGLAAIGVPALVFFLIGIMMNKTTWDLVSECRLRKCQKLSGAAAFAVLGTIIGRGVVAPITWSVISLLQGQAYTCALSEFVDPSTVEGFPPDLGPEVMAKFPCQESVPKELRGFWAEINRRLKYESQLIGWLLVGGICLTVFLMLCMKRCSSPLGHLQDNYWSQYRSNENALFQNTAAVHARILAAENVKSFFGFVALEKEEKAQLAEHQNASPICSTTWERVTGVYLYREKNGLPLYSRLNKWATYSLENNVEAMEKEMDVLS is encoded by the exons ATGACTGCATACCATTGTTACtgttttaaatcactaaaaaaaagtggtgggatttttttttttaacatcaat cctGACTCTGCTAAAACCAAACTCCCAGCTCTCGAGGCTCCACATCCCAACATGGCTGCCCTCATCACAGAGAACTTTAAGTTCGTGTCCCTCTTCTTCAAGAGTAAAGATGTGATGATGTTTAACGGTCTGATCGCTCTGGGCACCGTCGCCAGCCAGACTGCATACAACATTTTTGCTTTTGAATGTCCATGTTCCTCTGGGAGGAACTACCGCTACGGTCTGGCTGCCATTGGTGTTCCCGCGCTGGTGTTTTTCCTCATTGGGATAATGATGAACAAGACCACGTGGGACCTGGTGTCGGAGTGCCGGCTCAGGAAGTGCCAGAAACTGTCGGGAGCCGCGGCCTTCGCGGTGCTGGGGACGATCATCGGTCGAGGCGTGGTGGCGCCGATCACCTGGTCAGTCATCTCTCTGCTGCAGGGCCAGGCGTACACGTGCGCCCTCAGTGAGTTCGTGGACCCGAGCACGGTGGAGGGGTTCCCCCCGGATCTGGGGCCAGAGGTCATGGCCAAATTCCCGTGTCAAGAAAGTGTTCCAAAAGAGCTGCGAGGCTTCTGGGCTGAAATTAACCGAAGACTGAAATATGAATCTCAG CTGATAGGCTGGCTGCTGGTGGGCGGGATCTGTCTGACGGTGTTCCTGATGCTGTGTATGAAGCGCTGCTCGTCTCCACTCGGCCACCTGCAGGACAACTACTGGTCCCAGTACCGCTCAAATGAAAATGCCCTCTTCCAGAACACGGCAGCTGTCCACGCCCGCATCCTGGCTGCAGAGAACGTTAAGAGCTTCTTTGGATTTGTGGCACTGGAGAAGGAAGAGAAGGCGCAACTGGCTGAGCACCAGAATGCCAGTCCTATCTGCAGCACTACCTGGGAAAGGGTGACCGGGGTGTACCTGTACAGGGAGAAGAACGGACTGCCTCTGTACAGCAGGCTCAACAAATGGGCCACGTACAGCCTGGAGAACAACGTGGAGGCCATGGAGAAAGAGATGGACGTGCTCAGCTGA